Genomic DNA from Alkalihalobacterium alkalinitrilicum:
ATATATTTTTAAAAAAATTTGGAGGTGGACTAAATGAATTTGTTTGAGCGTTTATACGACGAGCAAGAAAATGTGAAAGTACAATTTATTGGGTTTACTACTGACGATGTTCGTTATGATTTTGGCATTGTCTATACAAACATGTTCTTTGGTAAACCTCTTGTGGTTTGCATGCAAACGGGCCGATCTGGACTACTTTGTGCTGATGATGTTAAGAATGTAGACCACATTCAAAAAGTGTTTCATATTAGATCTGCTAAAGAAGCAGAAGATTTAGCGACGTTTTTTGAACAAACGTTGCCGACAATGCCATTGGAGCCGCAATATTAATAAGACATACTAATTAATATAATAGGTTCGATAAGAGAGGCTGGCAAAAATAGTGCCGGCCTCTTAATAATTTATTAAGCGGTTCTTTCTTAAATAGTATAGTTGTTTGAAGTACATTAAACATAAAAAAATAAATGAATGTGTCATACAAATTCGTATTGACAATATGAATGTGTCATATTATTATAAGTACATAGAGATTATAGAAAACGGTTACAAATACATGAATGAAAATAAAGGGGATGGAAATTGTGGGAATTATCGTATGTCAGACTTGCAACACAACAATTGAACATTTCGAGGATGAAAAGGTAACGACTTTATACGCAAAATGCACAGGCTGTGCCAAATGTAAAGAAAAAGCAAAATAATATTAAATAATGAAATGAGGAACTCTGATAACAGAGTCCTCATTTTTTGTGTCTAACAAGTGTATCGATCGAAGAAGGAAACCTCCCAAGTTCCTCATTATTATAATAGATGACGATCGTTTGAGGCTCCCTCCCGTTTTTATCCCCGTATATCTAGAGTTAAGACTCAGACTTTCCAGCTTTGAGGAAATCGGGAATAATTAAATGAACAGAGACGTTGTTACCTCCTTAAAAACGTCTGTGGGACCCACGCCGTGTAGGCCCCTTAACTAATATTCAGTTGGTGATGAGGAAAACCCCTAGTGAATAAAGTTTCACT
This window encodes:
- a CDS encoding DUF3055 domain-containing protein; protein product: MNLFERLYDEQENVKVQFIGFTTDDVRYDFGIVYTNMFFGKPLVVCMQTGRSGLLCADDVKNVDHIQKVFHIRSAKEAEDLATFFEQTLPTMPLEPQY
- a CDS encoding GapA-binding peptide SR1P → MGIIVCQTCNTTIEHFEDEKVTTLYAKCTGCAKCKEKAK